Proteins from one Mycobacterium sp. HUMS_12744610 genomic window:
- a CDS encoding dihydrodipicolinate synthase family protein yields the protein MIHGIIAYPVTPFADTGVDTARLAALVDKLVADGVHAIAPLGSTGELAYLEEPEFDSVVDTTLATVAGRVPVVVGVSDVTTAKTVRRAAYAQRAGAAAVMVLPVSYWKLTEREIVEHYRRIGDAIEIPIMAYNNPATSGVDMRPELLVAMFEAIENLTMVKESTGDLSRMQRIAELSGGRLPFYNGSNPLVLDALLAGASGWCTAAPNLRPQPCLDLYDAVRAGDLDTARARYDDLKGLLEFIVAGGLATTVKAGLELLGFPVGDPRPPLLPLDERGRAALRELLPGT from the coding sequence GTGATCCACGGCATCATCGCCTACCCGGTGACCCCGTTCGCCGACACCGGAGTCGACACGGCGCGGTTGGCCGCGCTGGTCGACAAGCTGGTCGCCGACGGCGTGCATGCGATCGCCCCGCTGGGCAGCACCGGTGAGTTGGCGTACCTCGAGGAACCCGAGTTCGACAGCGTGGTCGACACCACCCTGGCCACCGTCGCCGGCCGGGTGCCCGTGGTCGTGGGCGTGTCGGACGTGACGACCGCCAAGACCGTCCGGCGCGCCGCGTACGCGCAACGCGCCGGCGCCGCCGCGGTGATGGTCCTGCCCGTCTCCTACTGGAAGCTCACCGAACGCGAGATCGTCGAACACTACCGCCGCATCGGTGACGCCATCGAGATCCCGATCATGGCCTACAACAACCCGGCCACCAGCGGGGTGGACATGCGCCCCGAGTTGCTGGTCGCCATGTTCGAGGCCATCGAAAACCTCACGATGGTCAAGGAATCCACCGGCGACCTGTCCCGGATGCAGCGCATCGCCGAACTATCCGGCGGCCGGCTGCCCTTCTACAACGGCAGCAACCCCCTGGTGCTCGACGCGCTGCTGGCCGGCGCCTCCGGATGGTGCACGGCCGCACCGAATCTGCGGCCGCAGCCGTGCCTCGACCTGTACGACGCGGTGCGCGCGGGTGACCTCGACACGGCGCGCGCCCGCTACGACGACCTGAAAGGCTTGCTGGAGTTCATCGTCGCCGGGGGACTGGCCACCACGGTCAAGGCGGGACTGGAACTGCTCGGCTTCCCGGTCGGTGATCCGCGCCCGCCGTTGCTGCCGCTCGACGAGCGGGGCCGTGCGGCGCTGCGGGAGTTGCTGCCGGGCACCTGA
- a CDS encoding aldolase, with the protein MASTFTDSKSDLMRRAAEQLSAHVDDPQLTTRQKLALTCRALFDAGHDSGLTGQITARAEAAGTYYTQRLGLGFDEITDDNLLLVDEDLNVLDGDGIPNPANRFHSWIYRARPDVHCIVHTHAFHVAALSMLGVPLVVSHMDTTPLYDDCAFLPDWPGVPVGNEEGEIITAALGAKKAVLLAHHGQVVAGASVEEACSLGILIERAAKLQLAAMAAGTIRQLPEQLAREAHDWTLTPQRSRANFAYYARRALSRHPDALTTSGGRQ; encoded by the coding sequence ATGGCGAGTACGTTCACCGACTCCAAATCCGACCTGATGCGTCGGGCCGCCGAGCAGCTGAGCGCCCATGTCGACGATCCGCAGTTGACCACCCGCCAGAAGCTGGCGCTGACGTGCCGCGCGCTGTTCGACGCCGGGCACGACTCGGGGCTGACCGGCCAGATCACCGCGCGGGCCGAAGCGGCGGGAACCTATTACACCCAGCGGCTCGGGCTCGGGTTCGACGAGATCACCGACGACAACCTGCTGCTGGTCGACGAAGACCTCAACGTCCTCGACGGGGACGGGATACCCAACCCCGCCAACCGTTTTCACAGTTGGATCTATCGCGCGCGCCCCGACGTCCACTGCATCGTGCACACCCACGCCTTCCATGTCGCCGCGCTGTCGATGCTGGGGGTACCGCTGGTCGTCTCCCACATGGACACCACGCCCCTCTACGACGACTGCGCGTTCCTGCCCGACTGGCCCGGCGTGCCGGTGGGCAACGAGGAGGGCGAGATCATCACCGCCGCACTCGGCGCCAAGAAGGCGGTCCTGCTGGCCCATCACGGCCAGGTGGTGGCCGGGGCCAGCGTCGAGGAGGCGTGCTCGTTGGGCATCCTGATCGAGCGCGCCGCCAAGCTGCAGCTGGCCGCCATGGCCGCCGGCACCATCAGGCAACTGCCCGAGCAACTCGCCCGCGAGGCCCACGACTGGACGCTGACCCCGCAGCGCAGCCGCGCCAACTTCGCCTACTACGCCCGCCGCGCGCTTTCGCGGCATCCCGACGCGCTGACCACCTCGGGGGGGCGGCAGTGA
- a CDS encoding helix-turn-helix domain-containing protein: MTALLRAVRRERGLTLEGLAAATGLTKSYLSKVERGLSTPSIAVALKVARALDVDVGRLFSGETASEKIAIDRAGRQPGERYRALGAALLAKSMSPFVVRPGEHAADDPHPVHAGQEFVFVHSGAVELEYGDTTLALGTGDSAYFDAAIGHTLRAVGGEPAEVVVVATRDASSR, encoded by the coding sequence ATGACGGCACTGCTGCGCGCGGTCCGCCGGGAACGCGGCCTCACCCTCGAGGGGCTCGCCGCCGCCACCGGACTGACCAAGAGCTACCTGTCCAAGGTCGAGCGCGGGCTCAGCACGCCGTCGATCGCGGTGGCGCTCAAGGTCGCGCGGGCGCTCGACGTCGACGTCGGGCGGCTGTTCTCCGGCGAGACGGCCTCCGAGAAGATCGCCATCGACCGGGCCGGGCGTCAGCCCGGCGAGCGCTATCGGGCGCTGGGGGCCGCGCTGCTCGCAAAATCGATGTCGCCCTTCGTCGTTCGCCCGGGCGAGCACGCCGCCGACGATCCACATCCCGTGCACGCGGGTCAGGAGTTCGTGTTCGTGCACTCCGGGGCCGTCGAACTCGAATACGGGGACACGACCCTCGCGCTCGGCACCGGCGACAGCGCCTACTTCGACGCGGCGATCGGCCACACCCTCCGGGCGGTGGGCGGCGAACCGGCCGAGGTCGTCGTGGTCGCTACCAGGGACGCGTCGAGCAGGTGA